One Leishmania panamensis strain MHOM/PA/94/PSC-1 chromosome 24 sequence genomic region harbors:
- a CDS encoding hypothetical protein (TriTrypDB/GeneDB-style sysID: LpmP.24.1180) has product MFHRMHSRVGATALASTLRMQQSRMSSCPAPRLLSATAGCNTPCGVCTASAATASSFALHNVLRGYTTTTRAQLMRVQGRDDIQTQNSPMSRLGSSGGSQADSLTPFVRQHLARVYTLLGCACLTAGLGSFLMVATPMGHVIPYWLPMVGGFVPLLWMSFAPPANPSLKLALFFSFALLEGMAIAPLVLMTSMKGVLTTSILLTAAVFGGFSSAAYLAPRASMVAWQGPLFGALIGMVALSLLNIFYPTAIAHSLILYGGLAIFSLMVAVDTQAMIERARCGAGDHVQDAMQMFLNVVNIFVRIAQIMGSMDR; this is encoded by the coding sequence ATGTTTCACCGGATGCACAGCCGCGTTGGCGCCACGGCGCTCGCTTCAACCTTGCGCATGCAGCAGAGCCGGATGAGTAGCTGCCCCGCACCACGCCTTCTCTCAGCAACGGCGGGTTGCAACACGCCGTGCGGGGTGTGCACCGCATCGGCCGCGACAGCCTCTTCGTTTGCCCTCCACAACGTGCTCCGTGGGTACACTACGACCACCCGCGCACAGCTGATGCGCGTGCAGGGCCGCGACGACATCCAAACTCAGAACAGCCCGATGAGCAGActgggcagcagtggtggcagccAGGCAGACAGCCTCACGCCGTTTGTACGTCAGCATCTCGCCCGCGTGTATACTCTCCTCGGCTGTGCATGTTTGACGGCGGGGCTAGGAAGCTTTCTGATGGTGGCCACGCCGATGGGACATGTCATCCCGTACTGGCTCCCGATGGTTGGGGGCTTCGTACCGCTGCTTTGGATGTCCTTTGCCCCGCCAGCGAACCCGTCGCTCAAGCtggctctcttcttttcctttgcacTCCTGGAGGGAATGGCCATTGCCCCACTCGTGCTCATGACCAGCATGAAGGGTGTGCTTACCACGTCTATTCTGCTGACCGCTGCCGTCTTTGGCGGCTTCAGCTCAGCGGCGTACCTGGCACCGCGCGCCTCCATGGTAGCGTGGCAGGGCCCGCTGTTTGGCGCCCTGATCGGCATGGTCGCACTCTCCCTGCTGAACATTTTTTACCCCACCGCCATAGCGCACTCGCTTATTCTCTACGGAGGCCTTGCGATCTTTTCTCTCATGGTGGCAGTGGACACGCAGGCCATGATTGAGCGGGCTCGCTGCGGGGCTGGTGACCACGTACAGGACGCAATGCAGATGTTCTTGAACGTGGTGAACATATTTGTGCGCATTGCGCAGATCATGGGCAGCATGGACCGGTAG
- a CDS encoding hypothetical protein (TriTrypDB/GeneDB-style sysID: LpmP.24.1190): MEWADDVVDRPRRANAGNRLQELLANGLDEEEEKALQALSDASSDTSFTLGSDEEAMDEVESDFDAEEVGGTLEGETVETEAMVRRAERLGRQLERRKKLQRSQNLSKMAVRDRAQRPQRTKKQEKRHRDTDDTDRFPRQRQPHKGGAVSENDGEDGEEDGDEDGSDDVIDLRQRVRRRLAPTIPCSQRLAEAHTRAAALREAQAAAEVHRDGHAEDESSSSGGAGVMHTRRGLSTGKDQQRTRRPQCNSSSRARRSAWEATAALSTPVDGSMSGPLPVFVSPRIALYEGIPQRVRYSSGTSVLQRFHVPTVVSFSAALPPVLQP, encoded by the coding sequence ATGGAGTGGGCCGACGACGTCGTCGACcggccgcggcgcgccaATGCAGGAAATcgcctgcaggagctgctggcgaatGGCTTggatgaagaagaggaaaaggcacTGCAAGCGCTGAGCGACGCCTCCTCCGATACAAGCTTCACCCTCGGCAGTGACGAAGAGGCGATGGATGAAGTCGAGAGCGACTTCGACGCCGAGGAAGTTGGCGGGACGctagagggagagacggtgGAAACAGAGGCTATGGTGCGCCGTGCCGAGCGGCTGGGACGGCAGCTGGAGCGGCGGAAGAAACTGCAGCGCTCGCAGAACCTCTCCAAGATGGCGGTGCGTGATCGAGCACAGCGACCGCAACGCACGAagaagcaggagaagcgaCACCGCGACACCGACGACACCGATCGATTTCctcgacagcggcagccgcacaaGGGCGGTGCCGTCTCTGAGAACGATGGCGAGGATGGGGAAGAAgatggcgacgaggacgggAGCGATGATGTCATCGACCTGCGCCAGCGGGTGCGGCGTCGACTAGCCCCGACGATACCGTGCAGCCAGCGTCTTgcggaggcgcacacgcggGCTGCGGCTTTACGAGAAGCACAGGCTGCCGCAGAGGTCCACAGAGATGGGCATGCTGAAGACGAgagcagtagcagcggcggcgccggcgttATGCACACGCGCCGGGGACTTAGCACGGGCAAGGACCAGCAACGGACTCGGCGTCCGCagtgcaacagcagcagcagagcacggCGGTCCGCATGGGAAGCGACAGCCGCGTTGTCTACACCGGTGGATGGTAGTATGTCGGGACCGCTACCGGTGTTTGTGTCTCCGCGCATTGCACTCTACGAAGGCATCCCGCAGAGAGTGAGGTATAGCAGCGGGACGTCCGTGCTCCAGCGCTTCCATGTCCCCACCGTCGTGTCCTTCTCAGCTGCGTTACCACCAGTACTGCAGCCTTGA
- a CDS encoding translation factor sui1, putative (TriTrypDB/GeneDB-style sysID: LpmP.24.1200) — protein sequence MEDTVEAIVNQQRETERAVLGGQKVHIRVQQRKGKKFVTTVQGLNQKLNFGRISREFQRRWGCNGTVISTPDAGTVIQLQGNWSESIKQFLLDEHMATDNNLEIHSL from the coding sequence ATGGAGGATACCGTCGAGGCCATTGTGAACCAGCAGCGTGAGACAGAGCGCGCCGTCTTGGGCGGACAGAAGGTGCACAtccgtgtgcagcagcgtaaGGGTAAGAAGTTCGTGACAACGGTTCAGGGACTGAACCAGAAGCTCAACTTTGGCCGCATCAGCCGCGAGTTTCAGCGCCGCTGGGGTTGCAACGGAACTGTGATCAGCACTCCTGATGCGGGAACCGTTATCCAGCTGCAGGGTAACTGGAGTGAGAGCATTAAGCAGTTCCTCTTAGACGAGCACATGGCGACAGATAACAACCTCGAGATTCACTCTCTgtaa
- a CDS encoding hypothetical protein (TriTrypDB/GeneDB-style sysID: LpmP.24.1210), with product MPINPEYIPLPKSKEMFAIASWRDSPGLNTTPATHSGVSASPHLASADALRNGKGLAGLYATTTTTTMTNTSAAAGGALFSPAAQSEENSKDAAKTKTPLVASVSGATTGKKKKRKSGSGATASAAGSGGRPGDVEDFFVHILLPACVSAETLEFELQAQATPLKSIEVGLPKVLFPRKPAGEIGGDASPPTTTALALEAVSGKIASSPCRDSSGNPANSEQLGLPPMYLPPANLPHPAPSESACGSMPSVAGAQINGNGAASEAAASPGHHGGEFQVSLLFAERAEAEKTVTFVQRRWPAAAVSLASRSRSVLNATLVLKGMPNQAKAETVLTEMQRLPHMPSYVRLLRSDRGVFKGVVFAKYANCEVAEECKLRLEKFMLGSRPLKVEFKKKSTAAASASAAMIESKRSLQELVRELRVSTEHEGFHLSRTDVEKEALKVLKQLCQSYGLMFDMNDQQVTVRRVLGANGAGSEKPSPSLRPQPITPAWAPATPAPLRPMDFKGISHWKDIRSQASTLGIIRPLGPEDGKPAFSMGRGRPL from the coding sequence ATGCCCATCAATCCTGAGTACATTCCCTTGCCGAAGAGCAAGGAAATGTTCGCGATTGCGTCGTGGCGGGACTCTCCAGGGCTGAACACGACGCCGGCCACGCACTCTGGCGTGTCTGCCAGTCCACATCTCGCCTCAGCGGATGCCCTGCGGAACGGCAAGGGATTAGCTGGGTTGTAcgcgacaacaacaacaaccacgATGACGAACAcgtcagctgcagctggtggtGCGCTTTTCTCCCCCGCTGCGCAGTCGGAGGAAAACAGCAAGGACGCTGCCAAGACCAAGACGCCCCTGGTGGCGTCAGTGTCAGGGGCAACCAcaggcaagaagaagaagcggaagTCCGGGTCGGGGGCAACGGCGAGTGCAGCGGGGTCCGGGGGTCGCCCAGGTGACGTGGAGGACTTCTTTGtgcacatcctcctccccgccTGCGTCTCGGCGGAGACGCTAGAGTTTGAGCTGCAAGCTCAGGCAACGCCGCTTAAGAGTATCGAGGTGGGTCTGCCCAAAGTCTTGTTCCCACGCAAGCCCGCTGGTGAGATCGGCGGTGACGCGAGCCCCCCGACGACCACGGCGTTGGCCCTGGAAGCTGTATCCGGCAAAatcgcctcttctccttgccGCGACTCGTCGGGGAATCCTGCAAACAGCGAGCAGCTTGGGCTCCCGCCCATGTACCTGCCTCCGGCGAACCTCCCACACCCAGCACCGAGTGAAAGCGCATGTGGCTCCATGCCATCGGTAGCGGGGGCGCAAATCAACGGTAACGGTGCCGCCtcagaggcagcggcgtctcCCGGACACCACGGCGGCGAGTTTCAGGTGTCCCTACTGTTTGCTGAGagggcagaggcagagaagactGTCACGTTTGTGCAGCGTCGGtggcctgctgccgccgtgtcgCTTGCGtcccgcagccgcagtgtACTAAACGCCACCCTGGTGCTGAAAGGCATGCCAAACCAGGCCAAGGCGGAGACGGTGCTCACAGAGATGCAGAGGCTTCCACACATGCCTTCGTATGTCCGGCTGCTCCGCAGCGATCGCGGCGTCTTCAAGGGTGTTGTCTTCGCCAAGTACGCGAACTGCGAGGTGGCGGAAGAATGCAAGCTGCGGCTGGAGAAGTTTATGCTCGGGTCCCGTCCTTTGAAAGTGGAGttcaagaagaagagcacggcagcggcgagcgcGAGCGCCGCCATGATCGAGAGCAAGCGCTCTCTACAGGAGCTGGTGCGTGAGCTGCGTGTGAGCACCGAGCACGAGGGcttccatctctctcgcaccgacgtggagaaggaggcccTAAAGGTTCtgaagcagctctgccaGTCGTATGGGCTTATGTTTGACATGAACGATCAGCAGGTGACGGTGCGGCGGGTGCTGGGGGCGAatggcgccggcagcgagAAGCCATCGCCATCTCTGCGTCCGCAGCCAATCACCCCCGCCTGGGCCCCGGCGACCCCGGCCCCACTACGTCCGATGGACTTCAAAGGCATCAGCCACTGGAAGGACATCCGCAGCCAGGCCTCTACTCTGGGCATCATCAGGCCATTGGGGCCGGAAGACGGCAAGCCCGCGTTTTCGATGGGCCGCGGTCGACCTCTGTGA
- a CDS encoding hypothetical protein (TriTrypDB/GeneDB-style sysID: LpmP.24.1220): MVRSRGGRGRGRGGRGRGAAAVPKDDPGGERASPAPSTLEASQLSAPPAVPLVVVVPQGRMITRSLLRCTASLLLDDHSNAASSPQLSPPSGRRRRRTESAAPTTSTFAHTLPAPRESTPGSSALASTRISSAFSPATAMAGDTTATADGSGGRFSALSQRVVIGGLLRCICTAFLVSPSETLLECSRCRNWCHPACVGVDYEELRLHQRQRDFLCPFCTETATPASASTSLPYTAATSLPTTPHILSPPSPGSQIPASITTSLGESIKVVFSPVTPPAVAQMRAVPADLADSTTAAAVSTPVKSVAVAQTGGGRCIGYSTVAAMSAPPALPPPPISSSPLSSFPLVIPQPPAPRQPPLKLREVPDKSPPAPLASELQCLIRTVEDTAHQMGYKMLHLPAHKLTEQQVAECLECCTEAIHDATFSADYPAYCLREVQNCRHPYVQGTVLQSQADERICSLILSSGRDLYGNLKSTITQLKRSLQRGLLDTSALTPFMAECMAIVDVADFVHITLSATHVQHQRKGLARLLMTMELLKWSLRGRNRAFLNMAIEKRLVDFGSRIELASPAASKRLYESFGFVEVYPRYDPVTGKERWTAKEADMGRVMANLNFVDHVRSVAESIPAKHNPSRSSNGDDMGHRGRRHKAEREPPSSVVIEAGGAWTRARKR; the protein is encoded by the coding sequence ATGGTCCGAAGTCGCGGCGGCCGTGGACGTGggcgcggcggccgtggcagaggagcggcggcagttcCAAAAGACGACCCAGGCGGCGAGAGAGCGTCACCTGCGCCGTCGACGCTCGAAGCGTCTCAACTATCTGCTCCGCCGGCAGTACCTCTCGTAGTGGTCGTGCCGCAGGGTCGCATGATCACGCGCTCTCTTCTACGCTGTACCGCTTCTCTGCTCCTTGACGACCACAGCAATGCCGCCAGTAGCCCACAACTCTCGCCGCCCAGCggccggcgccggcggcgaacGGAATCTGCAGCGCCTACCACGTCGACTTTCGCACATACGTTGCCCGCTCCAAGAGAGAGCACGCCAGGCAGCTCTGCACTCGCCTCCACCcgcatctcctccgccttctcgccCGCCACTGCAATGGCGGGCGACACAacggccaccgccgacggcagcggcggccgtttctccgctctctcgcaGCGCGTCGTCATCGGCGGTCTACTGCGGTGTATCTGCACTGCCTTCCTCGTGTCGCCGAGCGAAACGCTGCTGGAGTGCTCTCGGTGCCGCAACTGGTGCCACCCCGCCTGTGTCGGTGTCGACTACGAAGAGCTGCGGTTgcaccagcgacagcgcgACTTTCTCTGCCCATTCTGCACCGAGACAGCCACGCCGGCGTCTGCGTCAACAAGTCTGCCCTACACCGCGGCAACCTCCCTCCCTACCACGCCGCACATCctctcgccgccgtcgccaggGTCGCAGATTCCAGCGTCTATCACGACGTCTTTGGGCGAGTCTATCAAAGTCGTCTTCAGCCCAGTCACGCCGCCTGCGGTTGCCCAAATGCGCGCCGTACCGGCCGACCTCGCCGACTCGACgacagccgcggcggtgaGCACGCCCGTGAAGAGCGTAGCGGTCGCCCAAACGGGCGGTGGTAGGTGCATAGGCTACTCTACCGTCGCTGCAATGTCGGCGCCGCCTGCgttgcccccaccccccataAGCAGCTCTCCTTTGTCAAGCTTTCCATTGGTGATTCCTCAGCCTCCAGCACCACGTCAACCGCCGCTAAAGCTGCGCGAGGTACCGGATAAATccccgccggcgccgctcgccagtgagctgcagtgcctgATCCGCACGGTAGAAGACACAGCCCATCAGATGGGCTACAAGATGCTGCACCTGCCCGCGCACAAACTgacggagcagcaggtggctgAGTGCCTCGAGTGCTGCACGGAGGCAATCCATGACGCCACCTTCTCAGCCGACTACCCAGCCTACTGCCTGAGGGAGGTGCAAAATTGCCGGCACCCGTACGTACAAGGCAccgtgctgcagtcgcaggCCGACGAACGTATCTGCTCACTCATCCTGTCCAGTGGCCGAGACCTCTATGGCAACCTGAAGTCCACTATCACACAGCTCAAgcgctcgctgcagcgcggcctcCTCGATACGTCCGCACTGACGCCGTTCATGGCGGAGTGCATGGCCATTGTAGATGTAGCCGACTTTGTGCACATTACACTAAGTGCCACCCACGTCCAGCATCAGCGCAAGGGTCTTGCGCGGCTGCTGATGACGATGGAACTGCTCAAGTGGAGCCTACGTGGCCGCAACCGTGCGTTCCTCAACATGGCAATCGAAAAGCGCCTCGTGGACTTCGGCAGCCGGATCGAGCTTGCGTCGCCAGCCGCATCAAAGCGGCTTTACGAGTCCTTTGGTTTTGTGGAGGTATACCCACGCTACGACCCGGTGACCGGGAAAGAGCGCTGGACTGCGAAGGAGGCTGACATGGGACGCGTGATGGCCAACTTGAACTTCGTCGATCATGTGCGTTCCGTGGCGGAGTCAATACCAGCCAAGCATAACCCCAGCAGGAGCTCTAACGGTGATGACATGGGTCATAGAGGGCGCCGGCACAAGGCGGAGCGGGAGCCACCATCGTCCGTCGTCATTGAAGCGGGAGGGGCATGGACGAGAGCGCGGAAGAGATGA